Proteins from a genomic interval of Geodermatophilus obscurus DSM 43160:
- a CDS encoding MMPL family transporter gives MSSRHWVGSLVGAPAAVLRAVGRAVRTVVVAGRWLVLAGWIALAVAAVVVPSPGGGGGSTGDVGNLLPPGSEAVAVQERSLELFRVPVLSETSVVVHDPEGLDPLTRADVALWALAHVQAQLEGTAPPSGEQVVAAVPIPTAVPETVVTYLYVSRGTSLAEATALARQYAAHFHNDPSVRTYVTGFTPARVAQAEYLSSRLLVFELATLVLIAVVVALTFRSLVAPVVVLLVAGLGYVVAVHVLDAAASALGFALPEELRPLTAALLIGVVTDYCVLFFSAFRRQLDRGLDRHEAARRVVLSEGPIVAVAGVTVAAGTAALLVADFDLFRAFGPALALTVVVGVVVSLTLVPAVLAILGARLFAPSRAGGRTLDRSAGPATRWLARALSGRRGALVGLLLGVGVLIPGALLLPDMRLGVSFTTALPDDDPVRVGAQVLEDTGVRGVTAPTEVLLEGEGISAQREALVRFQEALSAQPGVAEVLGPAQNPLPEEYGIVFSRDGDAARFIVVLDSDPLAAPAIADLQRLQDRVDALVAEAGVEGVTVGVTGQTAVAAELTAITRAELGRVVLAVLLVELVILALFLRALLAPLVLLLLSALGVATALGVTVLVFQVLLGEPGLTFYVPFATAVLLLALGSDYLVFVVGAIWEQAARRPLAQAISVALPATARAVSAAGLILAATFAMVAVIPLSTFRQIAFTMAVGLLIDTFLTRPVLTPAALTLLGRAGGWPGGRIRTTAARTGAEEQSGLLDEEAERLRAGAAAQATVGGRPR, from the coding sequence TTGTCCTCACGGCACTGGGTGGGGTCGCTGGTCGGCGCCCCCGCAGCCGTGCTCCGCGCGGTGGGCAGGGCCGTCCGGACCGTCGTGGTGGCCGGGCGGTGGCTCGTCCTCGCCGGGTGGATCGCCCTCGCCGTGGCGGCGGTCGTCGTGCCGTCCCCCGGGGGTGGCGGCGGCAGCACCGGCGACGTCGGCAACCTGCTGCCTCCGGGCAGCGAGGCGGTGGCCGTGCAGGAGCGCAGCCTGGAGCTGTTCCGGGTGCCGGTCCTGTCCGAGACCTCTGTTGTCGTGCACGACCCCGAGGGTCTGGACCCGCTCACCCGCGCCGACGTCGCCCTCTGGGCGCTGGCCCACGTCCAGGCCCAGCTCGAGGGCACCGCGCCGCCCAGCGGCGAGCAGGTCGTCGCGGCGGTGCCGATCCCGACCGCCGTCCCCGAGACCGTCGTCACCTACCTGTACGTCTCCCGCGGGACCTCGCTGGCCGAGGCCACGGCCCTGGCCCGCCAGTACGCCGCCCACTTCCACAACGACCCCTCGGTGCGGACGTACGTCACCGGGTTCACCCCGGCCCGCGTCGCCCAGGCCGAGTACCTCTCGTCGCGCCTGCTGGTGTTCGAACTGGCGACCCTGGTGCTGATCGCCGTCGTCGTCGCGCTCACGTTCCGGTCGCTCGTGGCCCCCGTCGTCGTGCTGCTCGTCGCCGGCCTCGGCTACGTGGTCGCGGTGCACGTGCTCGACGCCGCCGCCTCCGCGCTGGGTTTCGCCCTGCCCGAGGAGCTCCGGCCGCTGACGGCGGCCCTGCTCATCGGGGTGGTCACCGACTACTGCGTGCTGTTCTTCTCGGCCTTCCGCCGGCAGCTGGACCGCGGGCTGGACCGGCACGAGGCGGCCCGCCGCGTCGTCCTCAGCGAGGGCCCGATCGTGGCGGTCGCCGGGGTGACCGTCGCGGCCGGCACGGCGGCGCTGCTGGTCGCCGACTTCGACCTCTTCCGCGCGTTCGGGCCGGCGCTGGCCCTCACCGTGGTGGTGGGCGTGGTCGTGTCGCTCACCCTGGTCCCGGCCGTGCTGGCGATCCTGGGCGCCCGGCTGTTCGCCCCGTCCCGGGCCGGCGGCCGGACGCTGGACCGCAGCGCCGGGCCGGCCACGCGGTGGCTCGCCCGGGCGCTCTCCGGCCGGCGGGGGGCGCTGGTCGGGTTGCTCCTGGGCGTCGGCGTCCTCATCCCCGGGGCGCTGCTGCTGCCGGACATGCGGCTGGGCGTGTCGTTCACCACCGCACTGCCGGACGACGACCCCGTGCGGGTCGGCGCCCAGGTGCTGGAGGACACCGGCGTGCGCGGGGTGACCGCGCCGACCGAGGTGCTCCTGGAGGGCGAGGGGATCTCCGCGCAGCGGGAGGCCCTGGTCCGCTTCCAGGAGGCGCTCAGCGCCCAGCCCGGGGTGGCCGAGGTGCTGGGGCCGGCGCAGAACCCGCTGCCCGAGGAGTACGGCATCGTCTTCTCCCGCGACGGCGACGCCGCGCGGTTCATCGTGGTCCTCGACAGCGACCCGCTGGCGGCTCCGGCGATCGCCGACCTGCAGCGGTTGCAGGACCGCGTCGACGCGCTGGTCGCCGAGGCCGGCGTCGAGGGCGTCACCGTGGGGGTGACCGGCCAGACCGCCGTCGCCGCCGAGCTGACCGCCATCACCCGCGCCGAACTCGGGCGCGTCGTGCTAGCCGTCCTCCTCGTCGAGCTGGTCATCCTCGCGCTGTTCCTGCGCGCGCTCCTGGCGCCCCTGGTGCTGCTCCTGCTGAGCGCCCTCGGCGTCGCCACCGCCCTCGGCGTGACCGTCCTGGTGTTCCAGGTCCTGCTGGGGGAGCCGGGCCTGACCTTCTACGTCCCCTTCGCCACCGCCGTGCTGCTGCTCGCACTCGGCTCGGACTACCTCGTGTTCGTCGTCGGGGCGATCTGGGAGCAGGCCGCCCGGCGGCCGCTCGCCCAGGCGATCTCCGTCGCCCTGCCCGCCACCGCGCGGGCGGTCAGCGCCGCCGGCCTGATCCTGGCGGCCACCTTCGCCATGGTGGCCGTCATCCCGCTGTCCACCTTCCGCCAGATCGCGTTCACCATGGCGGTCGGACTGCTCATCGACACCTTCCTCACCCGGCCGGTGCTCACCCCCGCCGCGCTGACCCTCCTCGGCCGCGCCGGGGGCTGGCCAGGCGGCCGCATCCGCACCACCGCCGCCCGTACCGGCGCCGAGGAGCAGTCCGGGTTGCTCGACGAGGAGGCCGAGCGGTTACGTGCGGGCGCGGCGGCGCAGGCGACGGTGGGCGGCAGGCCGAGGTGA
- a CDS encoding NADPH:quinone oxidoreductase family protein, with the protein MRAAQIATLDGPSAISVVDVPEPDSDGGVLIDVHVAGVTFPEVLLSRGQYQIKPPLPFVPGSEVAGTVRSAPAGSGLQPGRRVAAFPGFGGFAEVAAVDPGFVFPLPDGVSFEQGAALPMNYLTMHFALRRRGQLREGETVLVHGAAGGLGTAGIQLAKAYGARVLAVVSSEAKGGAARAAGADEVVLADGFRDRVKELTGGRGVDVVADPVGGDRFTDSLRSLAREGRLLVLGFTGGEIPTVKVNRLLLNNVSVVGVGWGAFWTGEPGYVQEQWRDLQPLLERGALDPVLGTVHDLADAAAAVTELDERRATGKVLLRVR; encoded by the coding sequence GTGCGCGCAGCCCAGATCGCCACCCTCGACGGTCCCTCGGCCATCTCGGTCGTCGACGTCCCCGAGCCCGACTCGGACGGCGGGGTGCTGATCGACGTGCACGTCGCGGGCGTGACGTTCCCCGAGGTGCTGCTCAGCCGCGGGCAGTACCAGATCAAGCCGCCGCTGCCGTTCGTGCCCGGCAGCGAGGTGGCCGGGACGGTGCGCAGCGCTCCCGCGGGCAGCGGCCTGCAACCCGGTCGGCGGGTGGCGGCCTTCCCCGGCTTCGGCGGCTTCGCCGAGGTGGCGGCCGTCGATCCCGGCTTCGTCTTCCCGCTGCCCGACGGCGTGAGCTTCGAGCAGGGCGCGGCGCTGCCGATGAACTACCTGACCATGCACTTCGCGCTCCGCCGCCGCGGTCAGCTGCGCGAGGGCGAGACGGTGCTGGTGCACGGCGCCGCCGGCGGCCTGGGGACGGCGGGCATCCAGCTGGCCAAGGCGTACGGCGCGCGCGTGCTCGCGGTGGTGTCCAGCGAGGCCAAGGGCGGGGCCGCACGGGCGGCCGGCGCCGACGAGGTCGTGCTCGCCGACGGCTTCCGCGACCGGGTCAAGGAGCTCACCGGCGGCCGGGGCGTCGACGTCGTCGCCGACCCGGTGGGCGGCGACCGGTTCACCGACTCGCTGCGCAGCCTCGCCCGCGAGGGCCGGCTGCTGGTGCTGGGCTTCACCGGCGGGGAGATCCCCACGGTGAAGGTCAACCGGCTGCTGCTGAACAACGTGTCGGTCGTCGGCGTCGGGTGGGGCGCGTTCTGGACGGGTGAGCCCGGCTACGTGCAGGAGCAGTGGCGTGACCTGCAGCCGCTGCTCGAGCGCGGCGCCCTCGACCCGGTGCTCGGGACCGTGCACGACCTGGCCGACGCCGCGGCGGCGGTCACCGAGCTCGATGAGCGCCGCGCCACCGGCAAGGTGCTGCTGCGCGTCCGCTGA
- a CDS encoding DNA-directed RNA polymerase subunit alpha C-terminal domain-containing protein, translated as MPTTSPGTAPGETVSDLGLPTRAVTALARAGITTTAQLAALTRAELVAVNGLGPGSIAAIRRVVPEPPGRPSAGRPSPASAQLPLAEPGADDEESPDAPSIPSFESLRSTRRRTTVDLIVPATPPPADPTPAAPRPPDYADLWRLSVRVGSTLATLPVRLALRAVQAPARRLRRLVGG; from the coding sequence ATGCCGACCACGTCACCGGGGACCGCGCCCGGCGAGACCGTCAGCGACCTGGGCCTGCCCACGCGAGCGGTGACTGCGCTGGCCCGGGCCGGGATCACCACGACCGCGCAGCTCGCCGCCCTCACCCGGGCGGAGCTCGTCGCGGTCAACGGGCTGGGCCCGGGCAGCATCGCTGCCATCCGCCGCGTCGTGCCGGAGCCGCCCGGCCGTCCCTCCGCAGGCCGACCGAGCCCCGCCTCCGCGCAGCTGCCCCTCGCGGAGCCCGGGGCGGACGACGAGGAGTCGCCCGATGCGCCGAGCATCCCGTCGTTCGAGTCGCTGCGCAGCACCCGCCGCCGGACGACGGTCGACCTGATCGTGCCCGCGACGCCGCCCCCCGCCGACCCCACGCCGGCCGCGCCCCGGCCGCCGGACTACGCCGACCTCTGGCGCCTGAGCGTGCGGGTGGGCTCGACCCTCGCGACCCTGCCGGTGCGACTGGCCCTGCGGGCCGTCCAGGCGCCGGCCCGCCGGCTGCGGCGGCTGGTCGGCGGGTAG
- a CDS encoding alpha/beta hydrolase, translated as MTAARPGGTPRPTHTEGTLSSGQYRQAWTVEDPVGAVVLVHGAHEHGGRYRHVAEHLAAAGYACHAVDHPGHGRSLGRRGNIGSMAAAVDGVAELVRIAGDQHPGVPLFVYGHSLGGLIALQYLTGTPDARVAGAVLSAAALDTSAANLAQKVVAPLLSRVLPDLGVLRLEAEAVSRDPEVVRDYRTDPLNHTGKMVARTGAELMSTALAMPRRLPSLTMPLLVLHGTADRLVPPAASEVVRAHAGSPDLTLRVYDGLFHEPHNEPEKDDVLADVVAWLDAHRPPS; from the coding sequence ATGACCGCTGCCCGTCCCGGCGGGACCCCGCGCCCCACGCACACCGAGGGCACGCTGTCCTCCGGTCAGTACCGGCAGGCCTGGACCGTCGAGGACCCGGTCGGCGCGGTCGTCCTGGTGCACGGGGCCCACGAGCACGGCGGCCGCTACCGGCACGTGGCCGAGCATCTGGCCGCCGCGGGGTACGCCTGCCACGCCGTCGACCACCCCGGCCACGGCCGCTCGCTGGGCCGGCGCGGCAACATCGGGAGCATGGCCGCCGCCGTCGACGGCGTGGCCGAGCTCGTGCGGATCGCCGGCGATCAGCACCCTGGAGTCCCGCTGTTCGTCTACGGGCACAGCCTGGGCGGGCTGATCGCCCTGCAGTACCTCACCGGGACGCCGGACGCCCGGGTCGCCGGTGCGGTCCTCTCCGCGGCGGCGCTGGACACCAGTGCCGCCAACCTCGCCCAGAAGGTCGTGGCGCCGCTGCTGTCCCGGGTCCTGCCCGACCTCGGCGTCCTCCGGCTCGAGGCCGAGGCGGTCAGCCGGGACCCCGAGGTGGTCCGCGACTACCGCACCGACCCGCTGAACCACACCGGGAAGATGGTCGCCCGGACCGGCGCCGAGCTGATGAGCACCGCGCTGGCCATGCCCCGGCGGCTGCCCTCGCTCACCATGCCGCTGCTCGTGCTGCACGGCACCGCCGACCGGCTCGTCCCGCCGGCCGCGAGCGAGGTCGTGCGCGCGCACGCCGGCTCTCCCGACCTGACCCTCAGGGTCTACGACGGGCTCTTCCACGAGCCGCACAACGAGCCGGAGAAGGACGACGTCCTGGCCGACGTCGTCGCCTGGCTCGACGCCCACCGCCCGCCGTCCTGA
- a CDS encoding LysM peptidoglycan-binding domain-containing protein, producing the protein MAKHRAPRYVRTKKVLAKAPVAAGATVVGFGVLSSPAQAFAGTTVLAHAVEVPAATPAANSGTAAPEADHTVEHGDTIAKIAAAHGQSWRELYQRNAGVIGADPNRILPGQVLLTAGSAAAHAAPAAPAPIAGSAGNAAPAAAVAPLAAVAPAPAAAPAPVAAAASAATARITNSAGDVAPQVRAAANRVVSEVPGADSITIGGTRASATDPNGHPSGLALDYMVGSDSALGDAIVAFHIAHWDELGVEYVIWEQRILTSPTGAWKAMADRGSATANHMDHPHVNYVG; encoded by the coding sequence ATGGCCAAGCACCGCGCACCCCGCTATGTCCGCACCAAGAAGGTCCTCGCCAAGGCCCCGGTCGCAGCCGGCGCCACGGTCGTCGGCTTCGGCGTCCTGAGCTCCCCGGCCCAGGCCTTCGCCGGGACCACCGTCCTCGCCCACGCCGTCGAGGTCCCCGCCGCGACGCCGGCCGCGAACAGCGGCACCGCCGCTCCTGAGGCCGACCACACCGTCGAGCACGGTGACACGATCGCGAAGATCGCCGCCGCCCACGGCCAGTCGTGGCGCGAGCTGTACCAGCGCAACGCCGGCGTCATCGGCGCCGACCCGAACCGGATCCTCCCGGGGCAGGTCCTGCTCACCGCCGGCTCGGCCGCCGCCCACGCGGCTCCGGCCGCCCCGGCTCCCATCGCCGGCTCGGCCGGGAACGCGGCGCCCGCGGCGGCGGTCGCCCCGCTCGCGGCGGTGGCTCCGGCGCCCGCGGCGGCTCCGGCTCCCGTGGCCGCGGCGGCCTCGGCTGCCACCGCGCGCATCACCAACAGCGCCGGCGACGTGGCCCCGCAGGTGCGGGCCGCGGCCAACCGGGTGGTCAGCGAGGTGCCCGGCGCCGACTCGATCACCATCGGCGGCACCCGGGCGAGCGCGACCGACCCGAACGGCCACCCGTCCGGCCTGGCGCTGGACTACATGGTCGGTTCCGACTCCGCTCTCGGGGACGCGATCGTGGCCTTCCACATCGCCCACTGGGACGAGCTGGGCGTCGAGTACGTCATCTGGGAGCAGCGGATCCTGACCTCGCCGACCGGCGCGTGGAAGGCCATGGCCGACCGCGGCAGCGCCACGGCGAACCACATGGACCACCCGCACGTGAACTACGTCGGCTGA
- a CDS encoding DUF2306 domain-containing protein, protein MPGWPGSRPAEARRRRDRRRPHRCRTPLVGTYAAVTLRLWLAVLVTGQVALAGVPDQVAFERAYQLVPFPAWVPNLLVAERYLAVSTRFPTAPRGTLFP, encoded by the coding sequence GTGCCCGGGTGGCCGGGGTCCCGGCCCGCTGAGGCGAGGCGGCGGCGGGACCGGCGGCGTCCCCACCGATGCCGTACGCCCCTGGTCGGCACCTACGCCGCGGTCACCCTCCGGCTGTGGCTGGCCGTCCTGGTCACGGGGCAGGTCGCACTGGCCGGGGTCCCGGACCAGGTGGCCTTCGAGCGCGCCTACCAGCTGGTGCCCTTCCCGGCCTGGGTGCCCAACCTGCTGGTCGCCGAGCGGTACCTGGCCGTCAGCACGCGGTTCCCCACGGCCCCGCGGGGCACCCTGTTCCCATGA
- a CDS encoding MFS transporter encodes MTVARSPRALVPVLVFVGTVVAVISSLGAPLVPAIAETMGTSLPNAQWSLTVTLLVGAVATPVVGRLGDGPHRRTVVLAVLAVVTAGGVLAALPLGLGWLIAGRALQGVGLGLTPLAIATAREALTGQRSRSTIAALSITVVAGVGLGYPLAGLVAELGGVHAAFWAGAAVSAAALAASAAVLPPSAAAPRHPLDVVGALLLGAGLAGLLVALGQAETWGWTSPLLLATAGGSVVALGAWVVWEARTPHPLVDVRLARGRVAFSAHSAALLVGLSNYLLLTAVPVLAQAPASPGAGLGTSIVVAGLVLLPFSAASVVAGRLTARARPRLVLPVAALVQGCAFVLFAVLRTELWQLFLVMAVAGFGVGAAFAAFPALVVAAVPPSETGSAMSLNQVLRYVGFAVGSALTATVLAGATAGPGAAPSGSGYTTLAGIGAAVCALTAVVAGLAGRQRPNRSAPGLPGARVAGVPAR; translated from the coding sequence ATGACGGTCGCCCGGTCCCCTCGCGCCCTCGTCCCGGTGCTGGTCTTCGTCGGGACGGTCGTCGCCGTCATCAGCAGCCTCGGCGCCCCGCTGGTCCCGGCGATCGCCGAGACCATGGGGACGTCGCTGCCGAACGCCCAGTGGTCGCTGACCGTCACCCTGCTGGTGGGGGCGGTGGCGACCCCGGTGGTGGGCCGGCTCGGCGACGGTCCGCACCGGCGGACGGTCGTCCTCGCCGTCCTGGCCGTGGTCACCGCCGGCGGCGTGCTGGCCGCGCTCCCCCTGGGTCTGGGCTGGCTGATCGCCGGCCGCGCGCTGCAGGGCGTGGGGCTCGGGCTCACCCCGCTGGCCATCGCCACCGCACGCGAGGCGCTGACCGGGCAACGGTCGCGCTCCACCATCGCCGCGCTGTCCATCACCGTGGTCGCCGGCGTCGGGCTCGGCTACCCGCTCGCCGGCCTCGTGGCCGAGCTGGGCGGGGTGCACGCCGCGTTCTGGGCCGGCGCCGCCGTCAGCGCCGCCGCCCTCGCCGCCTCGGCCGCGGTCCTGCCGCCCTCGGCCGCCGCTCCGCGCCACCCCCTCGACGTCGTCGGGGCACTGCTCCTCGGCGCCGGGCTGGCGGGGCTGCTGGTCGCGCTGGGCCAGGCCGAGACGTGGGGCTGGACGTCGCCGCTGCTGCTGGCGACGGCCGGCGGCTCGGTGGTGGCACTGGGCGCCTGGGTGGTCTGGGAGGCCCGGACGCCGCACCCGCTGGTCGACGTGCGGCTCGCCCGCGGACGGGTGGCGTTCTCCGCGCACTCGGCGGCGCTGCTCGTGGGGCTGTCCAACTACCTGCTGCTCACCGCGGTGCCGGTCCTGGCACAGGCCCCGGCGTCGCCCGGCGCGGGCCTCGGTACCTCGATCGTGGTCGCCGGGCTGGTGCTGCTGCCGTTCTCGGCGGCGAGCGTGGTCGCCGGCCGGCTGACCGCCCGCGCCCGCCCGCGGTTGGTCCTCCCGGTGGCCGCGCTGGTGCAGGGGTGCGCGTTCGTGCTGTTCGCGGTCCTGCGCACCGAGCTCTGGCAGCTCTTCCTGGTCATGGCGGTGGCCGGATTCGGTGTCGGTGCCGCTTTCGCGGCCTTCCCGGCGCTGGTGGTCGCCGCCGTCCCGCCGTCGGAGACCGGCAGCGCGATGAGCCTCAACCAGGTGCTGCGGTACGTGGGCTTCGCCGTCGGGAGCGCGCTGACCGCGACCGTGCTCGCCGGCGCCACGGCGGGTCCGGGCGCGGCCCCGTCCGGCAGCGGCTACACCACGCTCGCGGGAATCGGCGCAGCCGTCTGTGCGCTGACCGCCGTGGTCGCCGGGCTGGCCGGCCGCCAGCGGCCCAACCGGTCGGCGCCGGGCCTACCGGGTGCCCGGGTGGCCGGGGTCCCGGCCCGCTGA